The Deltaproteobacteria bacterium GWA2_45_12 nucleotide sequence TACTCCCAGAAGGGCCGGCCCCTTGGCTGCCCAATCGCGGGAAGAGCCTGATCCATATTCTTTTCCGGCAATTACAACGAGGGCTGTTTTTTCTCCCTGATATTTCATGGCCGCGTCAAAAATGGGCATGGTTTCTCCCGTCGGAACATGCTTGGTCATGCCGCCTTCGATCCCTTCAAGCATCAAGTTTTTAATCCGTGTATTGGCAAAAGTTCCGCGCATCATCACTTCATGATTTCCGCGGCGGGAACCATACGAATTGAAATCAGCCGGTTTGATGCCGTGTTTTTGCAAATAAAGTCCGGCAGGGCTGGATGCCTTGATGGAACCGGCAGGGGATATGTGGTCGGTCGTGATGCTGTCCCCAAAAATGGCAAGAATGCGGGCCTTTGCTAAAGAACCTTTGGGTACAGGTTTTTTGGACATATTTACAAAATAAGGCGGATCTTGCACATAGGTTGATTTTTGATCCCACTTGTAGGTGGCGCCCCCGGTGGAGGAAAGACCCTGCCAGCGGGCATCTCCTGCGTACACATTTTCATATTTACTTGAAAATAATTTGGAAGAAAGACAGGCAGCCATGCTTTGGATAATTTCCTCCTGTGTGGGCCAGATATCTTTTAAGTAAATAGGTTTACCAGACTTATCTTGACCGATGGCTTCTTTGGTAAGATCCCGGGTGATTGTACCGGCGATGGCATAGGCCACAACAAGAGGAGGGCTTGCCAGGTAATTGGCTCGCACATCGGCATGGACGCGCCCTTCAAAATTGCGATTACCACTTAATACGGAACAAGCGACCAAGCCACGTTCACGGTAGACCTCACTGACAACGGGCAGAAGCGGGCCACTGTTCCCGATGCAGGTGGTGCAGCCATAGCCCACCACATGAAACCCCAGTTTTTCGAGTGAAGAAAGAAGCCCGGCTTTTTTTAGATATTCGGTGACAACCTGAGATCCGGGGGCCAAGCTTGTTTTAACCCAGGGTTGAGAAACCAGGCCCTTTTCGGCAGCTTTCTTGGCCACAAGCCCGGCGGCAATCAAAACAGAGGGGTTGGATGTGTTCGTACAGCTTGTGATTGCCGCAATGACGACATCCCCATTTTGGGGAATATGGGATTTCCCCGAAAGAGTGACGGCTGATTGATCCCCTGCCTTGGGAGCTGTTTCCTTGGGTTTAAGGCTGGAGAGTTTTTCATTGAAGGAAGAGGCCACAAGATTCAATTCGACACGATCTTGCGGTCGGCTGGGTCCTGCCAGACAAGGCTTTATTGTGCCCAGATCAAGTTCGATAATATCCGAATAATCGGCCTGGGGCGAGGCAGGGGTCCAAAATAGATCTTGGGCTTTCAAATAGGTTTTAACCAGATTGATTTGTTCCTCTTTGCGGCCGGTAAGCCTTAAGTAGTCGAGGGTTTTGTCATCCACCGGGAAAAATCCGCACGTGGCGCCGTATTCGGGGGCCATGTTGGCAATGGTGGCTCGGTCAGCCAGGCTTAAGTTGGCGGCTCCGGGCCCAAAAAATTCCACAAATTTTCCCACCACTCCTTTTTTTCGCAGCATTTCAGTGACAGTAAGCACAGCATCGGTGGCCGTGGCGCCTTCGGGAAGTTTTCCCGTCAACTTAAATCCAACCACGGGAGGAATGAGCATGGTACAAGGCTGTCCCAGCATGGCAGCCTCGGCTTCAATGCCCCCCACGCCCCATCCTAAAACGCCCAATCCGTTGATCATTGTCGTATGCGAATCAGTTCCCACCACGGTGTCGGGGCATAGGATTTTTTCATT carries:
- a CDS encoding aconitate hydratase 1; translated protein: MPSDSFKTKTTLSVNNQKYSYYSLPQLEKSGFKLKTLPYSIRVLVENLLRCEDGLSVSKTDIQSLLEWKPQQINAKEINFMPARVILQDFTGVPAVVDLAAMRDAIKNLGGDPQKINPLQPVELVIDHSVQVDASGNAEAFGVNARLEFERNEERYTFLNWGQKAFKNFKVVPPDTGIVHQVNLEFLARVVMVCEKGNEKILCPDTVVGTDSHTTMINGLGVLGWGVGGIEAEAAMLGQPCTMLIPPVVGFKLTGKLPEGATATDAVLTVTEMLRKKGVVGKFVEFFGPGAANLSLADRATIANMAPEYGATCGFFPVDDKTLDYLRLTGRKEEQINLVKTYLKAQDLFWTPASPQADYSDIIELDLGTIKPCLAGPSRPQDRVELNLVASSFNEKLSSLKPKETAPKAGDQSAVTLSGKSHIPQNGDVVIAAITSCTNTSNPSVLIAAGLVAKKAAEKGLVSQPWVKTSLAPGSQVVTEYLKKAGLLSSLEKLGFHVVGYGCTTCIGNSGPLLPVVSEVYRERGLVACSVLSGNRNFEGRVHADVRANYLASPPLVVAYAIAGTITRDLTKEAIGQDKSGKPIYLKDIWPTQEEIIQSMAACLSSKLFSSKYENVYAGDARWQGLSSTGGATYKWDQKSTYVQDPPYFVNMSKKPVPKGSLAKARILAIFGDSITTDHISPAGSIKASSPAGLYLQKHGIKPADFNSYGSRRGNHEVMMRGTFANTRIKNLMLEGIEGGMTKHVPTGETMPIFDAAMKYQGEKTALVVIAGKEYGSGSSRDWAAKGPALLGVRAVIAESYERIHRSNLVGMGVLPLQFKNGNNHQALKLTGDEMISIENLDALTPLQTVKVSVQKPDGSLLSFDTTCRIDTPVELEYYKHGGILKYVLRQLAGK